One Streptomyces sp. ML-6 genomic region harbors:
- a CDS encoding DUF3311 domain-containing protein, translating into MPAEPEEKPPTVTPVRVVIALCLVAPFVAMLWVSSYAKVDPAFIGIPFFYWYQMLWVLISTALTMVAYKLWQRDQRARKGGSSS; encoded by the coding sequence ATGCCAGCAGAACCCGAAGAGAAACCACCCACCGTCACACCCGTGCGCGTGGTCATCGCCCTCTGTCTCGTCGCCCCGTTCGTGGCGATGCTCTGGGTGAGTTCCTACGCGAAGGTGGACCCCGCCTTCATCGGCATCCCGTTCTTCTACTGGTACCAGATGCTCTGGGTGCTGATCTCCACCGCGCTCACGATGGTCGCGTACAAGCTGTGGCAGCGTGACCAGCGCGCCCGCAAGGGGGGTTCTTCCTCATGA
- a CDS encoding GntR family transcriptional regulator, producing MGADGGSTENETGAATRTARVPKYYRLKRHLLDMTDTMPPGTPVPPERTLAAEFDTSRTTVRQALQELVVEGRLERIQGKGTFVAKPKVSQALQLTSYTEDMRAQGLEPTSQLLDIGYVTADDTLAGLLDITTGGRVLRIERLRLASGEPMAIETTHLSAKRFPALRRSLVKYTSLYTALAEVYDVRLAEAEETIETSLATPREAGLLGTDVGLPMLMLSRHSLDGRGEPVEWVRSVYRGDRYKFVARLKRPTD from the coding sequence ATGGGTGCCGACGGGGGAAGCACGGAGAACGAGACGGGCGCGGCCACGCGGACGGCGCGCGTCCCGAAGTACTACCGGCTGAAGCGACATCTCCTCGACATGACGGACACCATGCCACCGGGCACCCCCGTGCCTCCGGAGCGGACCCTGGCCGCCGAGTTCGACACCTCGCGCACCACCGTGCGCCAGGCGCTCCAGGAGCTGGTCGTCGAGGGCCGGCTGGAGCGCATCCAGGGCAAGGGCACCTTCGTGGCCAAGCCGAAGGTCTCGCAGGCCCTGCAACTGACCTCGTACACCGAGGACATGCGCGCCCAGGGGCTGGAACCGACCTCCCAGCTCCTGGACATCGGCTACGTCACGGCCGACGACACGCTCGCCGGACTGCTCGACATCACCACCGGCGGCCGGGTGCTGCGGATCGAGCGGCTGCGGCTCGCCAGCGGGGAGCCGATGGCGATCGAGACCACGCACCTTTCGGCCAAGCGCTTTCCCGCGCTGCGCCGTTCGCTGGTGAAGTACACCTCGCTCTACACCGCGCTGGCCGAGGTGTACGACGTGCGGCTGGCGGAGGCCGAGGAGACCATCGAGACCTCGCTGGCCACCCCGCGCGAGGCCGGTCTGCTCGGCACGGACGTGGGCCTGCCGATGCTGATGCTGTCCCGGCACTCGCTCGACGGACGGGGCGAGCCGGTGGAGTGGGTGCGCTCGGTCTACCGGGGCGACCGGTACAAGTTCGTGGCGCGCCTGAAGCGGCCCACCGACTGA
- a CDS encoding sugar ABC transporter substrate-binding protein produces the protein MKRKLIAAIGVAGMLMSVAACGSDDKASSKDPKDRKEDLTVWLMGDAQSTWPELVKDVNAEFNKKYPNVKVNIQYQQWGDKVKKLDTALGGDKFPDVVELGNTETMQYILNGALGEIDPKKYENSDTWIKGLKDTCSYEGKLYCVPYYASARLAIYNKDMLKAGTGSDVLPESEDEFLKAMDKVSAELGKKDKRASSVYYPGRYWYAAMSYVAAYGGQIATYDEGSKEWKGSLSSPEAQKGITHYVDLVKKYNKADQTKDEQDHANVMANEKAAVIYGQGWEAGSVTAGENGNPKLEGKIATAGMPGPNGKALPSFIGGSDLATISKSKVQDLGEEWISLFTNAKSMDVLASKNILPNNEKQLEPLKAKPETAPIANAVPEAWFTPIAPGWASIEKEETLEKLLLDVLKGTSVAEATKKADAEINGLINKKA, from the coding sequence GTGAAGCGCAAGCTCATCGCGGCGATCGGCGTCGCGGGCATGTTGATGTCGGTCGCGGCATGCGGTTCGGACGACAAGGCGTCGTCCAAGGACCCGAAGGACCGCAAGGAGGACCTGACCGTCTGGCTGATGGGCGACGCCCAGTCCACCTGGCCGGAGCTGGTCAAGGACGTCAACGCCGAGTTCAACAAGAAGTACCCCAACGTCAAGGTCAACATTCAGTACCAGCAGTGGGGTGACAAGGTCAAGAAGCTTGACACCGCGCTCGGTGGTGACAAGTTCCCGGACGTCGTCGAACTCGGCAACACCGAAACCATGCAGTACATCCTCAATGGTGCGCTCGGCGAGATCGACCCCAAGAAGTACGAGAACTCCGACACCTGGATCAAGGGCCTCAAGGACACCTGTTCCTACGAGGGCAAGCTCTACTGCGTTCCGTACTACGCCAGCGCCCGCCTCGCCATCTACAACAAGGACATGCTGAAGGCCGGCACCGGCAGCGACGTCCTCCCGGAGAGCGAGGACGAGTTCCTCAAGGCGATGGACAAGGTCTCGGCGGAGCTCGGCAAGAAGGACAAGCGCGCCTCCTCCGTGTACTACCCGGGCCGGTACTGGTACGCCGCGATGTCCTACGTGGCGGCCTACGGCGGCCAGATCGCCACGTACGACGAGGGCAGCAAGGAGTGGAAGGGCTCCCTCTCCTCGCCCGAGGCGCAGAAGGGCATCACCCACTACGTCGATCTGGTCAAGAAGTACAACAAGGCCGACCAGACGAAGGACGAGCAGGACCACGCCAACGTCATGGCCAACGAGAAGGCCGCGGTCATCTACGGCCAGGGCTGGGAGGCCGGCAGCGTCACCGCGGGCGAGAACGGCAACCCGAAGCTGGAAGGCAAGATCGCCACCGCCGGTATGCCCGGCCCGAACGGCAAGGCGCTCCCGTCCTTCATCGGCGGCTCCGACCTGGCGACCATCTCCAAGTCCAAGGTCCAGGACCTCGGCGAGGAGTGGATCTCCCTCTTCACCAACGCGAAGTCCATGGACGTCCTCGCGTCGAAGAACATCCTCCCGAACAACGAGAAGCAGCTCGAGCCGCTGAAGGCCAAGCCGGAGACGGCCCCCATCGCCAACGCGGTGCCGGAAGCCTGGTTCACGCCGATCGCTCCGGGCTGGGCCTCGATCGAGAAGGAAGAGACGCTGGAGAAGCTTCTCCTGGACGTCCTGAAGGGCACCTCGGTCGCCGAGGCCACCAAGAAGGCCGACGCCGAGATCAACGGTCTGATCAACAAGAAGGCCTGA
- a CDS encoding monocarboxylate uptake permease MctP: MKDGVNGVALGVFIFFFVAVTVMGFMAARWRKAENEASLDEWGLGGRSFGTWVTWFLLGGDLYTAYTFVAVPAAIYAAGAAGFFAVPYTILVYPLIFTFLPRLWSVSHRHGYVTTSDFVRGRFGSKGLSLAVALTGILATMPYIALQLVGIQAVLDVMGVGGGENTHWFIKDLPLLIAFAVLAAYTYSSGLRAPALIAFVKDGLIYLVIAVAIIYIPIKLGGFDDIFAKAGEAFSQTNPDTGKPRGALAPGEAGHWGYATLALGSALALFMYPHSITATLSSRSRDVIRRNTTILPLYSLMLGLLALLGFMAIAAGIKVDNGQLAIPQLFENMFPDWFAGVAFAAIGIGALVPAAIMSIAAANLFTRNIYKDFLKPDATPEQETKVSKLVSLLVKVGALAFVLTMDKTVAINFQLLGGIWILQTMPALVGGLFTRWFHRWALLAGWAVGMVYGTVAAYGVASPTQEHFGGSSAEIPGIGEIGYIGLTAFVLNAVVVVVLTLVLNAMKAPAGTDETSPSDYTADAGDPGVAAELPPATAGAPGGH, translated from the coding sequence ATGAAGGACGGTGTGAACGGCGTCGCGCTCGGCGTCTTCATCTTCTTCTTCGTGGCCGTCACGGTCATGGGGTTCATGGCGGCGCGCTGGCGCAAGGCGGAGAACGAGGCCAGTCTCGACGAATGGGGCCTGGGCGGACGGTCGTTCGGCACCTGGGTCACCTGGTTCCTGCTCGGCGGCGACCTGTACACCGCGTACACCTTCGTCGCCGTTCCCGCGGCGATCTACGCGGCGGGCGCGGCCGGCTTCTTCGCCGTGCCGTACACGATCCTCGTGTACCCGCTGATCTTCACCTTCCTGCCCCGGCTGTGGTCGGTCTCGCACAGGCACGGGTACGTCACCACCTCGGACTTCGTGCGCGGACGGTTCGGCTCGAAGGGCCTGTCGCTGGCGGTCGCCCTCACCGGCATCCTCGCCACGATGCCGTACATCGCGCTCCAGCTCGTCGGCATCCAGGCGGTGCTGGACGTGATGGGCGTCGGCGGCGGCGAGAACACCCACTGGTTCATCAAGGACCTGCCGCTGCTGATCGCGTTCGCGGTGCTCGCCGCGTACACCTACTCCTCCGGGCTGCGGGCCCCCGCGCTGATCGCGTTCGTCAAGGACGGGCTGATCTACCTGGTCATCGCGGTGGCGATCATCTACATCCCGATCAAGCTGGGCGGCTTCGACGACATCTTCGCCAAGGCGGGCGAGGCGTTCTCGCAGACCAACCCGGACACCGGCAAGCCGCGCGGCGCGCTCGCACCGGGCGAGGCGGGCCACTGGGGATACGCCACCCTGGCCCTGGGCTCGGCGCTGGCGCTCTTCATGTACCCGCACTCGATCACGGCGACGCTCTCCAGCCGCAGCCGTGACGTGATCCGGCGCAACACCACGATCCTGCCGCTGTATTCGCTGATGCTGGGCCTGCTGGCGCTGCTCGGCTTCATGGCGATCGCCGCCGGGATCAAGGTGGACAACGGGCAGCTGGCCATTCCGCAGCTGTTCGAGAACATGTTCCCGGACTGGTTCGCCGGCGTCGCGTTCGCCGCCATCGGCATCGGGGCCCTGGTGCCCGCCGCGATCATGTCGATCGCCGCGGCCAACCTCTTCACCCGCAACATCTACAAGGACTTCCTGAAGCCGGACGCCACCCCGGAGCAGGAGACCAAGGTCTCCAAGCTGGTCTCGCTGCTCGTCAAGGTCGGGGCGCTCGCCTTCGTCCTCACGATGGACAAGACCGTCGCGATCAACTTCCAGCTGCTCGGCGGGATCTGGATCCTCCAGACGATGCCGGCCCTGGTCGGCGGCCTGTTCACCCGCTGGTTCCACCGCTGGGCGCTGCTCGCGGGCTGGGCGGTCGGCATGGTGTACGGGACGGTGGCCGCGTACGGGGTCGCCTCGCCGACGCAGGAGCACTTCGGCGGCTCGTCCGCGGAGATCCCCGGCATCGGCGAGATCGGCTACATCGGTCTCACCGCGTTCGTGCTGAACGCGGTGGTCGTGGTGGTGCTCACCCTGGTCCTGAACGCCATGAAGGCGCCCGCCGGGACCGACGAGACCTCGCCGTCCGACTACACGGCCGACGCGGGCGATCCGGGTGTCGCCGCCGAGCTCCCGCCGGCCACGGCGGGGGCGCCCGGCGGCCACTGA